In the Dioscorea cayenensis subsp. rotundata cultivar TDr96_F1 chromosome 12, TDr96_F1_v2_PseudoChromosome.rev07_lg8_w22 25.fasta, whole genome shotgun sequence genome, one interval contains:
- the LOC120273798 gene encoding cytosolic sulfotransferase 14-like produces the protein MTKGLFFFLWFLGALTMAEIKRRQALSYTVVHRHSFSLSDHPLLTKTPHQCVPFLELLFSHGTIPNLNVLPSPTIFSTHLPFSLLPQSALSCRIIYLCRDPKDTFVSLWHFLEMWIISSTAHTSTQGLYLSKAFQIFSQGTAHYCLFWDHVLGYWKSSLRRPEKVLFLKYEGIMQDQVSHLRRLVEFMGCPFSREEERDGVVKDIVKLCSFDNLRDLEVNKDPKGSLEGKSMKPPPSYFQEGKGGDWVNYMSMEMAEKLDAITKGEAAWLWLWS, from the exons ATGACCAAAggtctcttctttttcttgtggtTCCTCGGCGCTCTAACAATGgctgaaataaaaagaagacaAG CTCTTTCCTACACCGTCGTCCACCGCCACTCCTTCTCTCTCTCCGACCATCCTCTTCTCACCAAAACTCCCCATCAATGTGTCCCTTTTCTGGAATTACTCTTCTCTCATGGCACAATCCCTAATCTCAATGTCTTGCCGTCTCCTACCATCTTTTCTACTCATTTGCCTTTCTCTTTGCTACCACAGAGTGCTCTCAGCTGCCGCATTATTTATCTCTGCCGTGATCCCAAGGACACATTTGTATCGCTGTGGCACTTCCTTGAGATGTGGATTATTAGCTCTACTGCACACACTAGTACTCAAGGCTTGTATCTCAGCAAGGCATTCCAGATATTTTCCCAAGGAACAGCTCATTATTGCCTTTTCTGGGATCACGTGCTGGGATACTGGAAGAGCAGCTTGAGAAGACCTGAGAAGGTGCTCTTCTTGAAGTATGAGGGGATAATGCAGGATCAAGTTAGCCATTTGAGAAGACTGGTTGAGTTCATGGGATGTCCTTTTTCCAGAGAGGAAGAAAGAGATGGAGTAGTTAAGGACATTGTGAAGCTTTGTAGCTTTGACAACTTAAGAGATCTTGAGGTGAACAAGGATCCTAAGGGAAGTTTGGAGGGGAAAAGCATGAAACCACCACCATCTTATTTTCAGGAAGGGAAAGGTGGGGATTGGGTGAATTATATGAGCATGGAGATGGCTGAGAAGTTGGATGCTATTACTAAGGGAGAAGCTGCATGGCTCTGGCTCTGGTCTTAG